One window of the Triticum dicoccoides isolate Atlit2015 ecotype Zavitan chromosome 3B, WEW_v2.0, whole genome shotgun sequence genome contains the following:
- the LOC119282149 gene encoding probable leucine-rich repeat receptor-like protein kinase At5g49770 produces the protein MALPTAVVAGVAASVATLVLLAVAAAVCWWWLAARRSRTSDTASDETPPTLAEWGRCGRTSSAPDYQGARRFTLEEMSHATKNFSDANLVGAGTFGKVYMGLLLDGTVVAIKRRVGQPRQDFVDEVRRQSEIWHRNVVTLIGYCQDGGLQMLVFEHLPNGSVCGHLYDTGKESMTRLEFKQRLSIAIGAAKGLDHLHSLAPPLIHKGFKTSNVLVDENFIAKVSDAGVDRLLRGLEDPGSPLNGFRSGIYQDPEAHSLAQLSASSDVYSFGVFLLELITGREAASLVSPESTESLAHWLESSGDEVADPRLGGSFTSEGMKELVGLTMQCLSPSVVRRRPKMRLVAAELDRILEKEMTLTTVMGDGTAIITLGSQLFTS, from the exons ATGGCATTGCCAACCGCGGTAGTAGCCGGCGTTGCCGCGTCCGTCGCCACGCTGGTGCTGCTGGCGGTCGCCGCTGCGGTCTGTTGGTGGTGGCTAGCGGCGCGCCGTAGCCGGACCTCCGACACCGCCTCCGACGAAACTCCTCCCACGCTGG CGGAGTGGGGCAGGTGCGGCCGGACGTCGTCGGCGCCGGACTACCAGGGCGCCAGGCGGTTCACGCTGGAGGAGATGTCCCACGCCACCAAGAACTTCAGCGACGCCAACCTCGTCGGCGCCGGCACCTTCGGGAAGGTGTACATGGGCCTCCTGCTCGACGGCACCGTCGTCGCCATCAAGCGCCGCGTCGGCCAGCCGCGCCAGGACTTCGTCGACGAG GTAAGGCGGCAGTCGGAGATCTGGCACCGGAACGTGGTGACCCTCATCGGCTACTGCCAGGACGGGGGTCTGCAGATGCTCGTCTTCGAGCACCTGCCCAACGGCAGCGTCTGCGGCCACCTATACG ATACCGGCAAAGAGTCCATGACAAGGCTGGAGTTCAAGCAGAGGCTCTCGATCGCCATCGGAGCAGCCAAAG GTCTGGACCATCTGCACAGCCTCGCGCCTCCCTTGATCCACAAGGGCTTCAAGACGAGCAACGTCCTGGTGGACGAGAACTTCATCGCCAAGGTGTCCGACGCCGGAGTCGACCGGCTGCTCCGAGGGCTCGAGGACCCCGGCTCGCCGCTGAACGGATTCCGTTCCGGCATCTACCAGGATCCAGA GGCACATTCCTTGGCACAGCTCTCTGCGAGCAGCGACGTGTACAGCTTTGGGGTTTTTCTTCTGGAGCTCATCACCGGCAGGGAGGCCGCAAGCTTGGTTTCTCCGGAATCAACCGAATCTCTCGCTCATTGG CTGGAGTCGTCAGGAGACGAGGTGGCGGACCCGAGGCTCGGCGGCAGCTTCACCTCAGAGGGCATGAAGGAGCTAGTCGGGCTGACAATGCAGTGCCTGAGCCCGTCGGTGGTGAGGAGGCGGCCCAAGATGCGTCTGGTCGCGGCCGAGCTCGACCGCATCCTAGAGAAGGAGATGACACTGACGACCGTCATGGGCGACGGCACCGCCATCATCACCCTCGGGAGCCAGCTCTTCACGTCATGA